A genomic segment from Candidatus Korarchaeum cryptofilum OPF8 encodes:
- a CDS encoding cytochrome ubiquinol oxidase subunit I: MDLIGQWLGYPAPLDRILSIIGIELHWIILQYVLGLPLFIILSLLLYARRRDEKWNEMARTMTKALGIIFAVGAASGTLSEFGLVLIWPNLLEAAGRYIFFPLYAEIFAFLIEITFIYFLVFGWKKIGVRGRLILAFLALTGAWLSGALIMSVNSYMVAPTGIQASYDPMSGWKYDKGYPKVLLVVPKEIVSVLDVNKLLSLGMEVLGERNEGVAVLLPSKIVSKLASESWSNVRVGDSVLSLVIKEEALGSVKDLLVKDIVDKILTNTVKSVGYTMVTFLSPVYAGSILHALGAAITVTGFTIFGGYSLLLLRSRSNKKKVYYASGMKLGIFLGLIFIAVQGLVFGHIIGTEIASYNPEKLAAMEGTSKGIFSFSRSLGIERIMSFIAYGSFEAKLPDYDSIPQDYCTLAGAALDCRPPLMLHYLYYFKTGLSILLGLYALISAILVMRGSLSPALLKINILTPIVAHIISFLGWAVREMGRKPWSIYGIMTVDVAHTANPGDPLSYGLIALIVISVALALILAVWKLLYVPSVREV, encoded by the coding sequence TTGGACCTCATTGGTCAATGGTTAGGTTACCCCGCTCCCCTAGATAGGATACTGTCCATCATAGGGATAGAGCTCCACTGGATCATATTGCAGTACGTCCTCGGCTTGCCCCTCTTCATAATCCTCTCGCTACTGCTCTACGCGAGGAGAAGGGATGAGAAGTGGAATGAGATGGCCAGGACCATGACGAAGGCATTGGGCATAATATTCGCGGTAGGAGCTGCTAGCGGGACATTGAGCGAGTTCGGTTTGGTTTTAATATGGCCCAACTTACTCGAGGCTGCTGGCAGATACATATTCTTCCCCCTCTACGCTGAGATCTTCGCCTTCCTCATAGAGATAACCTTCATATACTTCTTAGTGTTCGGATGGAAGAAGATAGGAGTTAGGGGGAGGCTGATCTTAGCATTCCTAGCTTTAACAGGAGCCTGGCTTTCAGGAGCCCTCATAATGAGCGTGAACAGTTACATGGTTGCCCCCACTGGGATACAGGCTTCATATGATCCGATGAGCGGATGGAAGTACGATAAGGGATATCCAAAGGTCCTCCTAGTAGTCCCCAAGGAGATAGTAAGCGTATTGGATGTGAACAAGCTCTTATCTCTCGGCATGGAAGTTCTGGGAGAGAGAAATGAAGGCGTCGCTGTCCTACTCCCATCTAAGATAGTATCCAAGCTCGCGAGTGAGTCCTGGAGTAACGTCAGAGTAGGGGATAGCGTACTCTCACTCGTAATAAAGGAAGAGGCCCTCGGAAGCGTTAAGGATCTCCTCGTGAAGGATATCGTCGATAAAATACTGACTAACACTGTTAAGAGCGTTGGATATACTATGGTCACCTTCCTCTCCCCGGTTTACGCCGGAAGCATATTGCATGCCCTGGGGGCAGCGATCACAGTGACGGGATTCACTATATTCGGGGGCTACTCCCTGCTACTCCTAAGATCTAGGAGCAATAAGAAGAAAGTCTATTATGCCAGTGGAATGAAGCTGGGGATCTTCCTGGGCTTGATCTTCATAGCTGTTCAAGGACTCGTTTTCGGGCACATCATAGGGACTGAGATAGCCTCATACAATCCCGAGAAATTGGCTGCAATGGAAGGTACTAGTAAGGGGATATTCAGCTTCAGCAGATCTCTAGGAATCGAGAGGATCATGAGTTTCATAGCTTATGGGAGCTTCGAAGCTAAACTGCCTGATTACGATTCGATACCCCAGGATTATTGTACGCTAGCTGGAGCTGCACTCGACTGCAGGCCTCCTCTCATGCTGCACTACCTATACTACTTCAAGACTGGCTTAAGCATTCTCTTAGGTCTATATGCTTTGATCTCAGCGATATTAGTCATGAGAGGAAGCCTTTCACCAGCTCTGCTCAAAATAAACATTCTGACCCCTATAGTGGCCCATATCATAAGTTTCCTAGGATGGGCCGTCAGGGAGATGGGGAGGAAGCCCTGGTCCATCTACGGCATAATGACTGTGGATGTAGCTCACACAGCTAACCCAGGAGATCCACTATCTTATGGCTTAATAGCTTTAATAGTGATTTCCGTGGCTTTAGCTCTAATATTAGCCGTTTGGAAGCTCCTTTACGTTCCATCG